Proteins encoded within one genomic window of Ranitomeya variabilis isolate aRanVar5 chromosome 4, aRanVar5.hap1, whole genome shotgun sequence:
- the LOC143770274 gene encoding ferritin heavy chain B-like produces the protein MESQVRQNYNRDCEAAINRMVNLELYASYTYLSMSFYFDRDDVAFHHVAKFFKEQSHEEREHAEKFLKYQNKRGGRVVLQDIKKPERDEWANTLEAMQAALELEKTVNQALLDLHKLATDKVDPHLCDFLESEYLEEQVKAMKQLGDYITNLKRLGVPQNGMGEYLFDKHTLGESS, from the exons ATGGAATCCCAGGTGCGCCAGAACTACAACCGCGACTGCGAGGCGGCCATCAACCGCATGGTGAACCTGGAGCTCTACGCCTCCTACACCTACCTCTCCATG tccttcTACTTTGACCGTGACGATGTTGCCTTTCACCACGTGGCTAAATTCTTCAAGGAGCAGAGCCATGAAGAGAGGGAGCATGCTGAGAAGTTTCTGAAGTACCAGAACAAGCGTGGGGGGCGAGTTGTCCTGCAGGATATTAAG aaaCCTGAGCGTGATGAGTGGGCCAACACCCTggaggccatgcaggctgctctgGAGCTGGAGAAGActgtgaaccaggcccttctggatCTTCACAAATTGGCTACTGACAAGGTTGACCCTCAT CTCTGTGACTTCTTAGAATCTGAATACCTGGAAGAACAGGTGAAGGCCATGAAGCAGCTCGGAGACTACATCACCAACCTGAAGCGCCTTGGGGTCCCCCAGAACGGCATGGGCGAGTACCTGTTCGACAAGCACACCCTGGGGGAGAGCAGCTAA
- the LOC143770275 gene encoding ferritin, lower subunit — MESQIRHNFHQDCEAGLNRTVNLKYHSSYIYLSMASYFDRDDVALANFSKFFHERSEEEKEHAEKLIKYQNQRGGRVFLQSIEKPEKDDWTNGLEALQTALKLEKTVNQALLDLHRVAGDKNDPHMTDYLESPFLSESIETIKKLGDHITSLKKLWSSHPGMAEYLFNKHSLS, encoded by the exons ATGGAGTCTCAGATCAGGCACAACTTCCACCAGGATTGTGAGGCAGGCCTCAACCGCACTGTGAACCTCAAATATCACAGCTCCTACATCTACCTGTCTATG GCCTCCTATTTTGACCGCGATGACGTAGCGCTTGCcaatttttccaagtttttccacgagcgttcagaggaggagaaggaacACGCAGAAAAACTCATCAAGTATCAGAACCAGAGAGGAGGCCGAGTCTTTCTGCAGAGCATCGAG AAACCAGAAAAGGATGACTGGACGAATGGTTTGGAAGCTCTGCAGACGGCGCTGAAGCTGGAGAAGACTGTGAACCAAGCTCTGCTGGACCTACATCGTGTCGCAGGGGATAAAAATGACCCTCAT ATGACTGACTACTTGGAGTCTCCATTTCTCTCCGAAAGCATAGAGACCATAAAAAAGCTCGGGGATCATATAACCAGCCTGAAGAAGCTGTGGAGCAGCCACCCTGGCATGGCGGAGTACCTGTTCAACAAGCACTCGCTGAGCTGA